A section of the Babylonia areolata isolate BAREFJ2019XMU chromosome 1, ASM4173473v1, whole genome shotgun sequence genome encodes:
- the LOC143288450 gene encoding retinoid-inducible serine carboxypeptidase-like isoform X1 → MLMIRVGVVLTFIMCASSGAIVNEYPKEEITLTTGKESWGYVTVRPEAHMFWWWYKSTSPKGYTNVPLVLWLQGGPGGSSTGFGNFAEIGPLDQQLKPRNTTWLTTANLLFIDNPVGTGYSFVDSDKAYTTDVQQIAADLLTIFKAFIKINEELSTVPFYIFSESYGGKMTAAFSQVLYKAVQAGDIKCNFKGFAMGDSWISPVDSTYSWGPYLYANSLIDRTQLIALNETAKRIAALIKDGQWAKATDEWSLLEDEVENNTDGVNFYNIQKWGSSEQSNSKFSVRLTSFEHAVLRHLKPLHEDSLSKLMNGPIRKKLGCIPDNVTWGGQSGEVFTKQSGDFMKPVTDIVDSMIMGTPLKVVVYSGQLDLIVDNLGTEAWVYRLKIADQFSKAKKNAMEINGIPQAFAKIAKNFEYYYILAAGHMVPADNGPAALLMLKSIVGE, encoded by the exons ATGTTGATGATACGGGTTGGCGTTGTTTTAACTTTTATCATGTGCGCTTCGTCAGGAGCGATCGTGAATGAATACCCAA AAGAGGAGATCACATTGACCACTGGCAAAGAGAGTTGGGGCTATGTGACAGTGCGACCTGAAGCTCACATGTTCTGGTGGTGGTATAAATCCACTAGTCCTAAAGGCTACACCAATGTGCCCCTTGTTTTGTGGTTACAG GGTGGACCTGGGGGCTCCAGTACTGGGTTTGGCAACTTTGCAGAGATTGGGCCACTGGACCAGCAACTGAAACCCCGCAATACAACATGG CTGACCACTGCAAATCTGTTGTTCATTGACAACCCGGTTGGGACAGGGTACAGTTTTGTGGACAGTGACAAAGCCTACACTACAGATGTGCAGCAGATTGCTGCTGATCTCCTCACAATTTTCAAGGCCTTCATTAAGATTAATGAAGAATTATCT aCTGTAccattttatattttttctgaGTCCTACGGTGGGAAAATGACAGCTGCTTTCAGCCAGGTCCTGTACAAG GCTGTGCAGGCGGGTGATATCAAGTGTAACTTTAAAGGCTTCGCTATGGGTGATTCCTGGATTTCCCCAGTGGATTCCACCTACTCCTGGGGTCCTTACCTGTATGCAAAT TCTTTGATAGATCGAACCCAGCTGATTGCCCTTAACGAAACAGCCAAACGTATCGCAGCATTGATCAAAGATGGTCAGTGGGCAAAAGCAACAGATGAGTGGTCATTGCTGGAAGATGAGGTGGAGAACAACACAGATGGTGTTAACTTCTACAACATTCAGAAATGGGGCAGCTCAGAGCAGTCCAACTCCAAGTTCTCTGTGAGGTTGACATCCTTCG AACATGCTGTTCTCCGCCACCTCAAGCCTTTGCACGAAGACAGCCTGTCAAAGCTGATGAACGGACCCATTCGAAAAAAGCTGGGCTGCATCCCTGACAATGTGACATGGGGAGGCCAGTCAGGGGAGGTGTTCACCAAACAAAGTGGAGACTTCATGAAGCCAGTCACTGACATAG TGGACAGCATGATTATGGGCACTCCCTTGAAGGTAGTGGTCTACAGTGGGCAGTTGGATCTGATTGTGGATAATCTGG GCACAGAAGCGTGGGTGTATCGCTTGAAGATTGCAGACCAGTTTTCCAAAGCCAAGAAGAATGCAATGGAGATAAATGGAATTCCTCAAGCTTTTGCAAAGATAGCAAAGAATTTTGAATATTACTACATACTGGCAGCTGGGCATATG GTACCCGCAGACAATGGACCAGCAGCACTGTTGATGTTAAAGAGCATTGTTGGGGAATAA
- the LOC143288450 gene encoding retinoid-inducible serine carboxypeptidase-like isoform X2, with translation MFWWWYKSTSPKGYTNVPLVLWLQGGPGGSSTGFGNFAEIGPLDQQLKPRNTTWLTTANLLFIDNPVGTGYSFVDSDKAYTTDVQQIAADLLTIFKAFIKINEELSTVPFYIFSESYGGKMTAAFSQVLYKAVQAGDIKCNFKGFAMGDSWISPVDSTYSWGPYLYANSLIDRTQLIALNETAKRIAALIKDGQWAKATDEWSLLEDEVENNTDGVNFYNIQKWGSSEQSNSKFSVRLTSFEHAVLRHLKPLHEDSLSKLMNGPIRKKLGCIPDNVTWGGQSGEVFTKQSGDFMKPVTDIVDSMIMGTPLKVVVYSGQLDLIVDNLGTEAWVYRLKIADQFSKAKKNAMEINGIPQAFAKIAKNFEYYYILAAGHMVPADNGPAALLMLKSIVGE, from the exons ATGTTCTGGTGGTGGTATAAATCCACTAGTCCTAAAGGCTACACCAATGTGCCCCTTGTTTTGTGGTTACAG GGTGGACCTGGGGGCTCCAGTACTGGGTTTGGCAACTTTGCAGAGATTGGGCCACTGGACCAGCAACTGAAACCCCGCAATACAACATGG CTGACCACTGCAAATCTGTTGTTCATTGACAACCCGGTTGGGACAGGGTACAGTTTTGTGGACAGTGACAAAGCCTACACTACAGATGTGCAGCAGATTGCTGCTGATCTCCTCACAATTTTCAAGGCCTTCATTAAGATTAATGAAGAATTATCT aCTGTAccattttatattttttctgaGTCCTACGGTGGGAAAATGACAGCTGCTTTCAGCCAGGTCCTGTACAAG GCTGTGCAGGCGGGTGATATCAAGTGTAACTTTAAAGGCTTCGCTATGGGTGATTCCTGGATTTCCCCAGTGGATTCCACCTACTCCTGGGGTCCTTACCTGTATGCAAAT TCTTTGATAGATCGAACCCAGCTGATTGCCCTTAACGAAACAGCCAAACGTATCGCAGCATTGATCAAAGATGGTCAGTGGGCAAAAGCAACAGATGAGTGGTCATTGCTGGAAGATGAGGTGGAGAACAACACAGATGGTGTTAACTTCTACAACATTCAGAAATGGGGCAGCTCAGAGCAGTCCAACTCCAAGTTCTCTGTGAGGTTGACATCCTTCG AACATGCTGTTCTCCGCCACCTCAAGCCTTTGCACGAAGACAGCCTGTCAAAGCTGATGAACGGACCCATTCGAAAAAAGCTGGGCTGCATCCCTGACAATGTGACATGGGGAGGCCAGTCAGGGGAGGTGTTCACCAAACAAAGTGGAGACTTCATGAAGCCAGTCACTGACATAG TGGACAGCATGATTATGGGCACTCCCTTGAAGGTAGTGGTCTACAGTGGGCAGTTGGATCTGATTGTGGATAATCTGG GCACAGAAGCGTGGGTGTATCGCTTGAAGATTGCAGACCAGTTTTCCAAAGCCAAGAAGAATGCAATGGAGATAAATGGAATTCCTCAAGCTTTTGCAAAGATAGCAAAGAATTTTGAATATTACTACATACTGGCAGCTGGGCATATG GTACCCGCAGACAATGGACCAGCAGCACTGTTGATGTTAAAGAGCATTGTTGGGGAATAA